A window of the Trichoderma asperellum chromosome 4, complete sequence genome harbors these coding sequences:
- a CDS encoding uncharacterized protein (EggNog:ENOG41), whose amino-acid sequence MPSSSSSSKPPPLPLAPDRAAISNKISLLLSSRTSLLKTLNPPSSAQTTTTQRRHHAISSDDIEQLFSGPRPNEGVGYVPDAKAAGKDAASKEDRMLRGRLLGKGKGGGRNQKGGKAFAAESESDEEPGRSGLGKRKRPRRVEEEEEEEEKDDVKRDEEEKLADVEMGDDKGEEEEEDAAAVVQDENNSGGGNDDDERERNKKEKKRKKRQREKQKQKQKQANSSS is encoded by the coding sequence ATgccgtcctcctcctcctcctccaaacctcctcccctccccctcgCCCCCGACCGCGCCGCCATCTCAAACAAaatctccctcctcctctccagcCGGACATCCCTCCTCAAGACGCTCAATCCACCCTCATCAgcccagacgacgacgacccagcgccgccaccacGCCATCAGCTCAGACGACATCGAGCAGCTCTTCTCCGGCCCGCGGCCAAACGAAGGCGTGGGGTACGTGCCGGACGCCAAAGCCGCCGGCAAAGACGCCGCTTCCAAGGAGGACCGCATGCTGCGCGGGAGGTTGTTAGGAAAGGGCAAGGGAGGAGGACGGAATCAAAAAGGCGGAAAGGCATTTGCTGcggagagcgagagcgatgAGGAGCCTGGGAGGAGTGGAttggggaagaggaagaggccgcggagggtggaagaagaagaagaagaagaagaaaaagatgatGTGAAAAgggatgaggaggagaaacTGGCAGATGTGGAAATGGGTGATgacaagggagaagaagaagaagaagacgctgctgctgtggtgcAAGATGAGAATAATAGCGGTGGTGGtaatgatgacgatgagagGGAAAGGaataagaaggaaaagaagaggaagaagaggcaaagggaaaagcaaaagcagaaacagaaacaagCCAACTCTAGCTCTTGA
- a CDS encoding uncharacterized protein (EggNog:ENOG41): MAHRTETSQTSSPAIDRLEDSNGARIVPVPISVSVPPPTISMSPPSPVDHPMEGTSPEDNSPPGQAPDADPGANGKSTPGRAGNASPQDQSAVATTNNMPAPPPAAAAAVHQPKIVQTAFIHKLYNMLEDSSIQHLISWSSSAESFVMSPSADFSKVLSQYFKHTNVSSFVRQLNMYGFHKERDVFHTGNPETTLWEFKHGNGNFKRGDLVGLREIKRRASRHALVNRENNFPKASTSQPGTPVEPIQVPADSIEARLANLEHSLYDTTSRLQRSEEAAHYMHVKNQAVMETLNRLLYFNQELSKGMLSLVSPDNPVHRDVLTIQGEMQRQAEMLRSLEEHHEPVYPARQQFFGNVDNAPVSPRQMPQDDTRRVTLNVPQARNQPSYRPAVPSNLSIGTRRPYGSISGGAGSSPLRNAAPAPPPGPHPLSNVESASNNLARRHTAADIRAHGWQPNAPPFPPQAVPPPVWPQSPNRLAPEDQRLRDSLSSFSLQPAPTHAHPLSRPATPPHAPFSNGSGPGSDTFGSWSWNSASNRESKTIGALKESSAPPTRRGSMAHILNPSDTAERSDEDEDPRGDDDRKRKRRL, translated from the exons ATGGCCCACAGGACCGAGACCTCTCAGACTTCGAGCCCGGCAATCGATAGACTTGAAGACTCCAACGGTGCCCGAATCGTTCCCGTGCCCATCTCCGTGTCCGTGCCGCCACCTACCATCAGCATGTCTCCACCTAGTCCCGTTGACCATCCGATGGAGGGCACTTCGCCAGAGGACAACTCCCCTCCTGGCCAGGCCCCCGACGCCGACCCCGGTGCCAATGGCAAGTCGACCCCCGGCCGGGCTGGTAATGCGTCGCCGCAGGATCAATCCGCCGTCGCGACGACAAACAACATGCCCGCGCCTCCTccggccgccgccgccgccgttcaCCAGCCCAAAATAGTTCAAACCGCCTTTATTCACAAGCTATACAA CATGCTGGAAGACTCCAGCATACAACATCTTATCTCATGGTCTTCATCCGCCGAAAGCTTCGTCATGTCGCCTTCGGCCGACTTTTCCAAGGTGTTATC ACAATATTTTAAACACACGAATGTTTCTTCCTTTGTGCGCCAGCTCAACATGTACGGCTTTCATAAAG AACGCGACGTATTCCACACTGGTAACCCAGAAACAACCCTCTGGGAATTCAAGCACGGCAACGGAAATTTCAAGCGCGGCGATCTTGTTGGTCTCCGTGAGATCAAACGTCGTGCCAGCCGACATGCTTTAGTTAACCGAGAAAATAATTTCCCTAAAGCTTCTACGTCTCAACCTGGTACTCCTGTCGAACCGATTCAGGTCCCAGCGGATAGCATTGAAGCTAGACTGGCCAACCTAGAGCACTCCCTATACGATACAACATCGAGACTACAGAGAAGCGAAGAGGCCGCCCACTATATGCACGTCAAGAACCAAGCCGTGATGGAGACCCTAAACCGACTGCTATACTTTAATCAGGAATTGTCCAAGGGAATGCTGTCGCTTGTATCCCCGGACAATCCTGTTCATCGAGATG TCTTAACCATCCAAGGCGAAATGCAGAGGCAAGCAGAAATGCTACGCTCACTCGAGGAGCATCATGAGCCTGTATATCCTGCCAGACAACAGTTCTTTGGCAACGTTGATAACGCACCCGTCTCACCTAGACAGATGCCGCAGGACGACACCAGACGAGTGACACTCAACGTTCCGCAGGCGCGAAACCAACCATCCTATCGACCAGCTGTTCCCTCGAACCTATCCATCGGTACGCGGCGACCCTACGGATCTATCAGCGGCGGTGCTGGGTCTTCCCCTCTGCGCAATGCCGCGCCAGCCCCTCCCCCGGGGCCCCATCCTCTTTCCAACGTGGAATCTGCCTCCAACAATCTGGCCAGACGTCATACTGCCGCAGATATTCGAGCGCACGGGTGGCAGCCGAATGCGCCTCCGTTCCCCCCCCAGGCCGTGCCACCACCCGTGTGGCCGCAATCCCCTAACCGGCTTGCGCCAGAGGACCAGAGGCTGAGGGACTCACTCTCTTCATTCTCCTTGCAACCTGCGCCCACCCATGCCCACCCACTCTCAAGGCCAGCAACGCCGCCACATGCCCCCTTTTCAAACGGTAGCGGCCCTGGATCGGATACTTTCGGCAGCTGGTCATGGAACTCGGCGTCGAACCGTGAAAGTAAAACAATTGGGGCACTGAAAGAATCATCAGCGCCCCCTACTAGAAGGGGTAGCATGGCCCATATTCTAAACCCCAGCGATACAGCTGAACGAtcagatgaagacgaagatccGCGAGGCGACGATGATAGGAAGCGAAAACGAAGACTATAG
- a CDS encoding uncharacterized protein (EggNog:ENOG41), whose amino-acid sequence MGTVQMAHRTETSQTSSPAIDRLEDSNGARIVPVPISVSVPPPTISMSPPSPVDHPMEGTSPEDNSPPGQAPDADPGANGKSTPGRAGNASPQDQSAVATTNNMPAPPPAAAAAVHQPKIVQTAFIHKLYNMLEDSSIQHLISWSSSAESFVMSPSADFSKVLSQYFKHTNVSSFVRQLNMYGFHKERDVFHTGNPETTLWEFKHGNGNFKRGDLVGLREIKRRASRHALVNRENNFPKASTSQPGTPVEPIQVPADSIEARLANLEHSLYDTTSRLQRSEEAAHYMHVKNQAVMETLNRLLYFNQELSKGMLSLVSPDNPVHRDVLTIQGEMQRQAEMLRSLEEHHEPVYPARQQFFGNVDNAPVSPRQMPQDDTRRVTLNVPQARNQPSYRPAVPSNLSIGTRRPYGSISGGAGSSPLRNAAPAPPPGPHPLSNVESASNNLARRHTAADIRAHGWQPNAPPFPPQAVPPPVWPQSPNRLAPEDQRLRDSLSSFSLQPAPTHAHPLSRPATPPHAPFSNGSGPGSDTFGSWSWNSASNRESKTIGALKESSAPPTRRGSMAHILNPSDTAERSDEDEDPRGDDDRKRKRRL is encoded by the exons ATGGGCACAGTACAGATGGCCCACAGGACCGAGACCTCTCAGACTTCGAGCCCGGCAATCGATAGACTTGAAGACTCCAACGGTGCCCGAATCGTTCCCGTGCCCATCTCCGTGTCCGTGCCGCCACCTACCATCAGCATGTCTCCACCTAGTCCCGTTGACCATCCGATGGAGGGCACTTCGCCAGAGGACAACTCCCCTCCTGGCCAGGCCCCCGACGCCGACCCCGGTGCCAATGGCAAGTCGACCCCCGGCCGGGCTGGTAATGCGTCGCCGCAGGATCAATCCGCCGTCGCGACGACAAACAACATGCCCGCGCCTCCTccggccgccgccgccgccgttcaCCAGCCCAAAATAGTTCAAACCGCCTTTATTCACAAGCTATACAA CATGCTGGAAGACTCCAGCATACAACATCTTATCTCATGGTCTTCATCCGCCGAAAGCTTCGTCATGTCGCCTTCGGCCGACTTTTCCAAGGTGTTATC ACAATATTTTAAACACACGAATGTTTCTTCCTTTGTGCGCCAGCTCAACATGTACGGCTTTCATAAAG AACGCGACGTATTCCACACTGGTAACCCAGAAACAACCCTCTGGGAATTCAAGCACGGCAACGGAAATTTCAAGCGCGGCGATCTTGTTGGTCTCCGTGAGATCAAACGTCGTGCCAGCCGACATGCTTTAGTTAACCGAGAAAATAATTTCCCTAAAGCTTCTACGTCTCAACCTGGTACTCCTGTCGAACCGATTCAGGTCCCAGCGGATAGCATTGAAGCTAGACTGGCCAACCTAGAGCACTCCCTATACGATACAACATCGAGACTACAGAGAAGCGAAGAGGCCGCCCACTATATGCACGTCAAGAACCAAGCCGTGATGGAGACCCTAAACCGACTGCTATACTTTAATCAGGAATTGTCCAAGGGAATGCTGTCGCTTGTATCCCCGGACAATCCTGTTCATCGAGATG TCTTAACCATCCAAGGCGAAATGCAGAGGCAAGCAGAAATGCTACGCTCACTCGAGGAGCATCATGAGCCTGTATATCCTGCCAGACAACAGTTCTTTGGCAACGTTGATAACGCACCCGTCTCACCTAGACAGATGCCGCAGGACGACACCAGACGAGTGACACTCAACGTTCCGCAGGCGCGAAACCAACCATCCTATCGACCAGCTGTTCCCTCGAACCTATCCATCGGTACGCGGCGACCCTACGGATCTATCAGCGGCGGTGCTGGGTCTTCCCCTCTGCGCAATGCCGCGCCAGCCCCTCCCCCGGGGCCCCATCCTCTTTCCAACGTGGAATCTGCCTCCAACAATCTGGCCAGACGTCATACTGCCGCAGATATTCGAGCGCACGGGTGGCAGCCGAATGCGCCTCCGTTCCCCCCCCAGGCCGTGCCACCACCCGTGTGGCCGCAATCCCCTAACCGGCTTGCGCCAGAGGACCAGAGGCTGAGGGACTCACTCTCTTCATTCTCCTTGCAACCTGCGCCCACCCATGCCCACCCACTCTCAAGGCCAGCAACGCCGCCACATGCCCCCTTTTCAAACGGTAGCGGCCCTGGATCGGATACTTTCGGCAGCTGGTCATGGAACTCGGCGTCGAACCGTGAAAGTAAAACAATTGGGGCACTGAAAGAATCATCAGCGCCCCCTACTAGAAGGGGTAGCATGGCCCATATTCTAAACCCCAGCGATACAGCTGAACGAtcagatgaagacgaagatccGCGAGGCGACGATGATAGGAAGCGAAAACGAAGACTATAG
- a CDS encoding uncharacterized protein (TransMembrane:2 (o15-35i47-71o)~EggNog:ENOG41), giving the protein MAHGNRFLRILYRSIYIVLYIILCGLLLITPGDAIQRSVVNRQWYNIWIIASAYVLTASIVSFIYIVRLYVNQTVLASIPKSWVPIEKGDVKQAVQKIIAVGLSRSSAIAYAARPRVETHDEMMRDEMLEGDEDEARMREKLIEWNEEALDRDTPIPMPPHRPVWGTIEHCGWASPNSPDLPNLQYGTVISEFPNLIEAQALRLAPPDPTSQSNPPMLDPEAAELLQRSPSMSLRDYFGHLAGLGVVVMDETVADFLERYEAARFSTRPVCDGRFRELMHLFAEILRSIQPLDPTVLDHLYGDEEEDEEEDRRGPGGIDERAAVESDIDNDAPAETIPSTPRTVSRPSTASTQRSFQRPIRRRTMNTYRTAPSTPNSRRNVPTTPRSVGSNGLSQIQRYYTSSQHSSAASFRSRSSNGSGSVIRLADHGDPNDLPYVLTLTESAATRY; this is encoded by the coding sequence ATGGCGCACGGCAACCGCTTTTTGCGCATCCTTTACAGGTCCATCTACATCGTCCTCTACATAATCCTCTGCGGCCTGCTGCTCATCACCCCGGGCGACGCCATCCAGCGATCCGTCGTCAACAGGCAGTGGTACAACATCTGGATCATCGCGTCGGCGTACGTCCTCACAGCGAGCATCGTCAGCTTCATCTACATTGTGCGTCTGTACGTCAACCAGACGGTGCTGGCGTCGATACCGAAATCATGGGTGCCCATCGAAAAGGGCGATGTCAAGCAGGCGGTTCAAAAGATTATTGCGGTTGGGCTAAGCAGGAGCTCGGCCATTGCGTATGCGGCGAGGCCGAGGGTTGAGACACACGATGAGATGATGCGGGATGAAATGCTGGAgggcgacgaagacgaagcgCGTATGAGGGAAAAGCTGATTGAATGGAACGAAGAAGCGCTGGATAGAGATACGCCGATCCCCATGCCGCCGCATCGCCCTGTCTGGGGCACCATCGAGCATTGCGGCTGGGCGTCTCCAAATTCGCCGGATCTACCCAATTTGCAATACGGCACCGTCATATCCGAGTTTCCAAATCTGATAGAGGCGCAAGCACTGCGACTTGCGCCGCCAGACCCAACCTCCCAGTCCAACCCGCCGATGCTGGACCCAGAAGCcgccgagctgctgcagagatCTCCAAGCATGAGTCTCCGCGATTACTTTGGCCACCTCGCCGGCCTGGGCGTTGTTGTCATGGACGAGACCGTGGCTGACTTTCTCGAGAGATACGAAGCAGCTCGCTTCTCGACACGGCCAGTCTGCGATGGGAGATTTCGTGAGCTGATGCACCTCTTTGCGGAAATATTACGATCGATACAGCCCTTAGACCCTACAGTGTTGGATCATTTgtatggagatgaagaggaggatgaagaggaggatagaAGAGGGCCAGGGGGAATAGATGAAAGGGCAGCGGTGGAAAGCGACATTGACAACGACGCTCCGGCGGAAACGATCCCATCTACACCAAGAACTGTATCACGGCCGTCTACCGCCAGCACCCAGCGCTCATTTCAGAGACCGATAAGACGACGCACGATGAATACATATCGCACTGCGCCGAGCACACCCAACAGCAGAAGGAATGTGCCGACGACGCCACGCAGCGTTGGCAGCAATGGTCTCTCGCAAATACAACGTTATTATACCTCCAGCCAGCATTCATCAGCCGCCAGCTTCCGATCCAGGTCCTCGAATGGCTCGGGCTCTGTCATCCGCCTAGCAGATCACGGGGACCCTAACGACTTGCCATATGTTCTCACGTTGACTGAATCGGCGGCAACGAGGTACTAA
- a CDS encoding uncharacterized protein (BUSCO:EOG092D0OG6) has translation MDSTIAPRPRPRPAHTQGTTRCAYTKDGSRLVTVGSNNTIRLYKTGSDGEPINIDDCQEQNVAVAASQDFFIAGSEDGTVSLYSLATSNFERFLVRTSLPVRDVALSGDSQWCAVASDELTVKVVNTQDIKQLRYLNEHTRAARYISLDPNGRIATLSCVDGIIYVYSLTADQPELIHKVDGVIGSGDADSEASVKAVWHPDGRAFAVPTPTRDIQVISKNDWEKQRTFTNGHSADITALAWSPNGVMLASACKGGKIVIWETSTQNVIQRYDFSNVIDLAWHPSKNILSFTTSEGEVYIYPDFLPDQYSPMLKLPVQPAPFIHDPALEISANRRAPAPNGHRRDIPTRPRRDSLGSLDSYLDDENYADGDDDGFVVDDDGAGYTIGQKRGRGGEDVGDYANKRRHLHLPAEPQYHEAFQPGSTPWRGNRKYLCLNLIGFVWTVDQDGHHTVTVEFYDHEFQRDFHFTDTFLYDKACLNERGTLFSCPPKDDQPATIFYRPHETWTQRSDWRTQLPKGEAVIAMSLSDSFVTVVTSANYVRIFTLFGMPYRVYRPKSTPMVTCASWRDYVLTIGNGPVAADGNTRLLYTIENVKRDEICQNEDTVALPEGATLKSAFFSDNGDPCIYDSTGTLLTLLHWRQPSRASWVPLLDTKLLSRLASGRKHETYFPIAVAEDKFHCIILKGGDEYPYFPRPLLSEFDFSLPLHSPQAPKKKKNRDDGEDEAMGDDDDDDEEEEQGAETRKLEQQFMLKGVQAAQLRDLIDATSSSHTQRSLLSRMELEIDKTLLQLLAVECREGEDRGMRALEMVQLMRDRTGQMMEAAFKIADRYGRTILGEKIREIGENRASGMMGEDDF, from the exons ATGGATTCGACAATTGCGCCCCGTCCACGGCCGAGGCCTGCGCACACTCAGGGCACGACGCGATGCGCCTACACCAAGGATGGCAGCCGGCTGGTCACCGTGGGGTCGAACAACACCATCCGCCTCTACAAGACCGGTTCGGATGGCGAGCCCATAAACATTGACGATTGCCAAGAGCAGAAcgttgccgttgctgccTCGCAGGACTTCTTCATTGCCGGGTCTGAGGACGGCACCGTCAGCCTCTACTCCCTCGCCACGTCCAACTTCGAGCGCTTCCTGGTCCGAACCTCGCTGCCCGTCCGAGATGTGGCCCTTTCCGGAGACTCGCAGTGGTGCGCCGTGGCCAGCGACGAATTGACCGTCAAGGTTGTGAACACGCAAGATATCAAGCAGCTGCGGTATCTTAACGAGCATACCCGTGCCGCTCGATACATTAGCCTGGATCCCAACGGCCGCATCGCGACCTTGTCTTGCGTCGATGGAATCATATACGTCTACTCTCTGACTGCGGACCAGCCCGAGTTGATACACAAGGTGGATGGAGTGATTGGTTCTGGCGACGCAGACTCTGAGGCGTCGGTCAAAGCTGTTTGGCATCCAGATGGCAGGGCATTTGCCGTCCCAACACCCACACGAGACATTCAAGTGATATCGAAGAATGACTGGGAGAAGCAGCGCACCTTCACCAACGGACACTCGGCTGACATCACCGCCCTCGCTTGGTCACCAAATGGTGTCATGCTGGCCTCGGCCTGCAAAGGTGGAAAGATTGTCATCTGGGAGACCAGCACTCAAAACGTAATTCAGCGTTACGACTTTTCCAATGTCATTGATCTAGCGTGGCACCCGTCCAAGAACATCTTGTCTTTTACGACCTCAGAAGGAGAGGTCTACATATACCCCGACTTTCTGCCTGACCAATACTCCCCGATGCTGAAGCTTCCCGTGCAACCAGCTCCCTTCATCCACGACCCGGCTTTAGAAATATCCGCCAACAGAAGAGCTCCTGCGCCCAATGGCCATAGACGCGACATTCCTACGCGCCCTCGTCGAGATTCTCTAGGTAGCCTTGACTCATACCTAGATGATGAAAACTATGCggacggcgatgatgacggtTTTGtcgttgacgatgatggtgctGGGTATACAATTGGCCAAAAGAGGGGTCGCGGCGGCGAGGATGTTGGTGATTACGCTAATAAAAGGaggcatctccatctcccagcCGAACCTCAATATCACGAGGCCTTCCAGCCCGGATCGACTCCATGGAGAGGAAACCGAAAATATCTCTGTCTGAATCTCATTGGATTTGTCTGGACAGTGGATCAAGATGGACACCACACCGTTACCGTTGAATTCTACGACCACGAATTTCAGAGAGATTTTCACTTCACAGATACCTTTCTGTACGACAAAGCATGCCTCAATGAGCGTGGAACCCTGTTTTCGTGTCCCCCCAAAGATGATCAGCCGGCGACTATTTTCTATCGCCCTCATGAAACTTGGACGCAAAGATCAGACTGGCGGACCCAACTTCCCAAGGGAGAGGCTGTTATTGCTATGTCACTGAGCGATTCTTTCGTTACTGTCGTAACGAGTGCCAACTACGTGCGCATCTTTACGTTGTTTGGCATGCCCTACCGAGTCTATCGTCCCAAGAGCACGCCTATGGTTACATGCGCAAGCTGGAGAGACTATGTTCTCACCATCGGCAATGGCCCAGTCGCTGCTGACGGGAACACACGCCTCCTGTATACGATTGAGAATGTCAAGAGAGACGAGATTTGCCAGAATGAAGATACCGTGGCACTACCCGAAGGCGCAACTTTGAAGAGCGCCTTCTTTTCTGATAATGGC GACCCTTGCATTTACGACTCAACAGGCACATTATTAACTCTGCTACACTGGCGTCAGCCATCACGGGCCTCCTGGGTGCCTCTACTAGATACGAAGCTGCTGTCTCGTCTGGCGTCTGGCCGGAAGCACGAGACGTATTTCCCAATCGCCGTGGCAGAAGATAAATTTCACTGCATTATCCTCAAGGGCGGTGACGAATACCCATACTTCCCGCGGCCTCTCCTCTCCGAGTTTGACTTTTCTCTTCCGCTACATTCACCACAGGCgcccaagaaaaagaagaataggGATgacggagaagatgaagcaatgggtgacgatgacgatgacgatgaggaagaggagcaaggTGCTGAGACGAGGAAATTAGAGCAGCAGTTCATGCTCAAGGGTGTCCAGGCAGCTCAGCTCCGTGACCTGATCGACGCCACCTCTAGCAGCCATACCCAACGCTCTCTATTATCACGAATGGAGTTGGAAATCGACAAGACACTTTTACAGCTCCTGGCGGTGGAGTGTCGTGAGGGTGAAGATAGGGGCATGCGCGCGCTCGAGATGGTTCAGCTGATGCGCGATCGCACCGGCCAGATGATGGAGGCAGCGTTCAAGATTGCTGATCGGTATGGCCGGACGATTCTTGGAGAGAAGATTCGGGAGATTGGTGAGAATAGGGCCAGTGGGATGATGGGAGAGGATGATTTCTGA
- a CDS encoding uncharacterized protein (EggNog:ENOG41), giving the protein METSNRDAFFQTDASNAERERKALKASNKNGDPIVMKSKILAAVPDPFSPSTAVFIAESAGFARRIDLTSGTTKATYRGPKAPVTCVAVGGSGNKTVFAGSWDKDIWSWDVETGQPGRKYSGHSDFLKVVVCTRISGKEILISGGADKKILVWDIETGKRLHTLQDPTTTMLAVQHIAIDPVLSTPDAVVIASASSDPHIRRWRITIDGVEQLAEAFHGSPEVERLTIAEHDTSVYKLVYDLESEEGDLWTASADGTAKCLVRSRNFVSDDVFTHGDYVRAVIPTENWVVTAGRDENVKVWDKSSGKLYCTLEGHYEEVTDLILLRDSRGLPEKVCSVSIDGTIRTWPLKKSDLDEVVKKIEESKKPVEEEDKPEGDNMLTAEEEAELAELMDD; this is encoded by the exons ATGGAAACCTCAAATCGTGACGCCTTCTTCCAGACCGA TGCTTCCAATGCTGAGAGAGAACGCAAAGCTCTCAAAGCTAGCAACAAAAATGGAGACCCAATTGTCATGAAATCCAAGATTTTGGCAGCCGTCCCTGACCCCTTTTCTCCGTCAACGgccgtcttcatcgccgaATCAGCAGGATTCGCCCGCCGAATAGATCTTACA TCCGGCACAACAAAAGCCACATATCGTGGACCCAAAGCTCCTGTGACGTGCGTCGCCGTTGGAGGCAGCGGGAACAAAACTGTATTTGCCGGCTCATGGGATAAAGATATTTGGTCTTGGGACGTCGAGACAGGTCAGCCTGGCCGCAAGTATAGTGGCCATTCAGATTTCCTCAAGGTCGTTGTGTGCACCAGGATATCCGGCAAGGAGATTCTCATCAGTGGCGGCGCAGACAAAAAGATATTAGTCTGGGACATTGAAACTGGCAAGCGCCTACACACGCTTCAAGATCCGACAACGACCATGCTTGCGGTGCAGCACATCGCCATTGACCCCGTATTGAGCACCCCTGATGCGGTGGTGATTGCAAGTGCGAGCAGCGACCCTCATATCCGCAGGTGGAGAATCACGATAGATGGGGTTGAGCAACTGGCTGAGGCATTCCACGGCAGTCCCGAAGTTGAGAGGCTCACTATTGCGGAGCATGATACAAGCGTTTACAAGCTGGTTTACGACCTTGAAAGCGAAGAAGGCGATTTGTGGACTGCAAGTGCAGACGGCACTGCGAAGTGTCTCGTTCGGTCGCGAAACTTTGTCTCCGATGATGTCTTTACACACGGAGACTACGTCCGTGCAGTGATTCCAACGGAAAACTGGGTGGTCACCGCTGGGCGAGATGAGAATGTCAAGGTTTGGGATAAGTCATCGGGCAAGTTGTACTGTACTCTGGAAGGACACTACGAAGAGGTGACGGATTTAATCTTGCTGCGAGACTCGCGGGGGTTACCTGAGAAGGTCTGCAGTGTCAGCATTGACGGAACTATCCGTACATGGcctttgaagaagagcgacCTGGACGAGGTAgtcaagaagattgaagagtCTAAGAAGCCggtagaggaagaagataagCCAGAGGGAGATAACATGTTAACggctgaagaggaagccGAGCTTGCTGAGCTGATGGACGACTGA